From Oryzias latipes chromosome 18, ASM223467v1:
ACTTCTTCAACTAGAGCTGAAGCAACAtcatctacagcaacaacaaaaaagaccaCACCTTATATACCGGATAGCACAGAGACAATACTTtcatctacagcaacaacagagatgACCACACTTTATaaaccagaaagcacagaaataatactttcatctactccaacaacagaaaatgttgcgACAGCAACCACTACTTCATCAACCACATTTGAACCTTTAGAAACAACTCCAGCattatttgaacaaacaacaaactTAGTCACTTCTTCAACTACAGCCGAAGCCACATCatcaacagcaacaacagagaacACCACACCTTCTaaaccagaaagcacagaaacaatactttcatttattccaactacagaaaatgttgtatcagcaaccacttcttcatcaacCAATTTGGAATCTTTAGAAACAACGCCTGcaatatttaaacaaacaacattcttcGTCACTTCTTCAaatacagctgaagctacatcgTCTACAGCAGCGAAAGAGAAGACTACACGTTATAAGACAGAAAGTACAGaaacaatactttcatctaatccagcaacagaaaatgttgcatcagcaaccacttcttcatcaacCAATTTggaatctttaaaaacaacgcctgcaatatttgaacaaacaacattattcGTCACTTCTTCAACTAGAGCTGAAGCAACAtcatctacagcaacaacaaaaaagaccaCACCTTATATACCGGATAGCACAGAGACAAAACTTTCACATACTTCAACAACAGAAGATGTTGCAACAGCAACCACTAATTCATCAACCACATTTGAACCTTTAGAAACAACTCcttcaatatttgaacaaacaacattctTAGTCACTTCTTCAACTACACCTGAAGCTACAtcaactacagcaacaacagagatgACCACACCTTATAAACAAGAAAGCACAGAAGCAATACTTTCAACTACTCCAACTACAGAAAATGTTACAACAGCAACGACATCTTCATCAACCAGATTTGTACCTGTAGAAACAACTAATgcaatatttgaacaaacaacacatttagtcacttcttctactacagctgaagctacatcatctacaTCAACAACAGGGAAGACCACAACTTATATACCAGAAAGCACAGAGacaatactttcatctactccaactacagaaaatgttgcaacagcaaccacttcttcatcaacCAAAGTCAAACTGGTAGAAACAACGCCTgcaatatttgaacaaacaacattctTCGTCACTTCTTCAaatacagctgaagctacatcatctacagaaaccacagagaagaccacaccttatatatcagaaagcacagaaacaatattttcatctactccaattacagaaaatgttgcaacagcAGCCACTTCTTTATCAACCATATTTGTACCTGTAGAAACAACTAATgcaatatttgaacaaacaacacatttagtcacttcttctactacagctgaagctacatcatctacagcaacCACAGAGAATACCACACCTTATAtaccagaaagcacagaaacaatgCTTTCAACTACTCAAACAACAGCAAATGTTGCAACAATATCCACTTTTTCATCAACCAATTTGGAATCTTTAGAAACAACGCCTgcaatatttgaacaaacaacattctTCGTCACTTCTTCAaatacagctgaagctacattATCTACAGAAACCACAGAGACGACCACACCTTATAAACAAGAAAGCACAGAGTCAATACTTTCATCCACTCCaattacagaaaatgttgcaacagcAGCCACTTCTTCATCAACCATATTTGTACCTGTAGAAACAACTACTGTAAGatttgaacaaacaacacatttagtcacttcttcaactacagctgaagctacatcatctacagcaacaacaaaaaagaccaCACCTTATATACCGGATAGCACAGAGacaatactttcatctactTCAACAACAGAAGATGTTGCAACAGCAACCACTACTTCATCAACCACATTTGAACCTTTAGAAACAACTCcttcaatatttgaacaaacaacattctTAGTCACTTCTTCAACTACACCTGAAGCTACAtcaactacagcaacaacagagatgACCACACCTTATAAACAAGAAAGCACAGAAGCAATACTTTCAACTACTCCaactacagaaaatgttgcaacagtaaccacttcttcatcaacCAAAGTCAAACTGGTAGAAACAACGCCTgcaatatttgaacaaacaacattctTCGTCACTTCTTCAaatacagctgaagctacatcatctacagaaaccacagagaagaccacaccttatatatcagaaagcacagaaacaatattttcatcTACTCCAACTACACCCAATGTTGAAACAGCAACCACGTCTTCATCAACCATATTTGTACCTGTAGAAACAACTACTGCAAGATTTAAACAATCAACACATTTAGTCACTTCTTCaactacagctgaagctacatcatctacagcaacaacagggaagaccacaccttatataccagaaagcacagaaacaatactTACATCTACTccaacaacagaaaatgttgcgAAAGCAACCACTACTTCATCAACCATATTTGTACATGCAGAGACATCTCCTGCAATATTTGAGCAATCAACACATTTAGTCACTTCTTTaactacagctgaagctacatcatctacagaAACCACAGAGAATACCACACCTTATAtaccagaaagcacagaaacaatattttcatctatttcaactACAGCAAATGTTGCAACAATATCCACTTTTTCATCAACCAATTTGGAATCTTTCGAAACAACGCCTgcaatatttgaacaaacaacattctTCGTCACTTCTTCAaatacagctgaagctacattATCTACAGAAACCACAGAGACGACCACACCTTATAAACAAGAAAGCACAGAGTCAATACTTTCATCCACTCCaattacagaaaatgttgcaacagcaaccacttcttcatcaacCATATTTGTACCTGTAGACACAACTACTGCAAAATTTAAACAATCAACACATTTAGTCACTTCTTCAACTACAGCTGAAGCCACATCATCCACAGCAAAAACAGAGATGACCACACCTTCTaaaccagaaagcacagaaacaatactttcatctactcCAACTACAGCAAATGTTGCAACAGTATCCACTTTTTCATCAACCAATTTGGAATATTTAGAAACAACGCCTGCAATATTTGTACAACCAACATTCTTCGTCACTTCTTCAaatacagctgaagctacatcatctacagcaaccacagagaagaccacaccttatataccagaaagcacagagacaatactttcatctactccaactacagaaaatgttgcatcagaaaccacttcttcatcaacAAATTTGGAATCTTTAGAAACAACGCCTGCattatttgaacaaacaacattctTCGTCACTTCTTCAAATACAGCTAaagctacatcatctacagcCACCACAGAGAAGACCACAGCTTATAtaccagaaagcacagaaacaatactttcatctactcCAACTACAGCAAATGTTGCGACAGTATCCACTACTTCATCAACCACATTTGAACTGGTTGAAACAACACCTGCAAGATTTGAGCAATCAACACATTTAGTCACTTCTTCGACTACAGCAGAagctacagcaacaacagagatgACCACACCTTATAAACAAGAAAGTACAGaaacaatactttcatctacttcaacaacagaaaatgttgctaCAACGACCACACCTTATATACCAGAAAGCACAGAACCAATACTTTCATTTACTCCAACAACAGAAAATCTTCCTACAGCAACCACTTCTTTATCAACCATATTTGTACCTTTAGAAACAAAGCCTgaaatatttgaacaaacaacattctTAGTCACTTCGTTaactacagctgaagctacacCATCTACAGCAACCACAGAGAAGACCACACCTTATATACCAGAAAGCACAGAAGAAATACTTTCATCTACTCCAACTACAGCAAATGTTGCGACAGTATCCACTACTTCATCAACCACATTTGAACTGGTAGAAACAACTCCTGCattatttgaacaaacaacacatttaatCACTTCTTCAACTACAGCTGAAGCCACATCATCTACAGCAAAAACAGAGATGACCACACCTTCTaaaccagaaagcacagaaacaatactttcatctactTCAACTACAGCAAATGTTGCAACAGTATCCACTTTTTCATCAACCAATTTGGAACCTTTAGAAACAACGCATGCAATATTTGTACAACCAACATTCTTCGTCACTTCTTCAaatacagctgaagctacatcatctacagcaacaacagagaagACCCCACCTTATATtccagaaagcacagaaacaatattttcatcTACTCCAACTAAAGCCAATGCTGCAACAGcaaccacttcttcatcaacCATATTTGTACCTGTAGAAACAACTACTGCAAGATTTAAACAATCAACACATTTAGTCACTTCTTCaactacagctgaagctacatcatctacagcaacaacagagaagaccacaccttataaaccagaaagcacagaagcaatactttcatctactcCAACTACAGCAAATGTTGCGACAGTATCCACTACTTCATCAACCACATTTGAACTGGTAGAAACAACTCCTGCAAGATTTGAGCAATCAACACATTTAGTCACTTCTTCAACTACACCAGAAGCTACACCATCTTCAACAACCACAGAGAAGACCACACCTTATAtaccagaaagcacagaaacaatgCTTTCAACTACTCAAACAACAGCAAATGTTGCTTCAGCAAGCACTTCTTCATCAACCAATTTGGAATCTTTAGAAACAACGCCTgcaaaatttaaacaaacaacattcttaGTCACTTCTTCAACTACACCTGAAGCTACAtcaactacagcaacaacagagatgACCACACCTTATAAACAAGAAAGCACAGAAGCAATACTTTCAACTACTCCaactacagaaaatgttgcaacagtaaccacttcttcatcaacCAAAGTCAAACTGGTAGAAACAACGCCTgcaatatttgaacaaacaacattctTCGTCACTTCTTCAaatacagctgaagctacatcatctacagaaaccacagagaagaccacaccttatatatcagaaagcacagaaacaatattttcatcTACTCCAACTACACCCAATGTTGAAACAGCAACCACGTCTTCATCAACCATATTTGTACCTGTAGAAACAACTACTGCAAGATTTAAACAATCAACACATTTAGTCACTTCTTCaactacagctgaagctacatcatctacagcaacaacagggaagaccacaccttatataccagaaagcacagaaacaatactTACATCTACTccaacaacagaaaatgttgcgAAAGCAACCACTACTTCATCAACCATATTTGTACATGCAGAGACATCTCCTGCAATATTTGAGCAATCAACACATTTAGTCACTTCTTTaactacagctgaagctacatcatctacagaAACCACAGAGAATACCACACCTTATAtaccagaaagcacagaaacaatattttcatctatttcaactACAGCAAATGTTGCAACAATATCCACTTTTTCATCAACCAATTTGGAATCTTTCGAAACAACGCCTgcaatatttgaacaaacaacattctTCGTCACTTCTTCAaatacagctgaagctacattATCTACAGAAACCACAGAGACGACCACACCTTATAAACAAGAAAGCACAGAGTCAATACTTTCATCCACTCCaattacagaaaatgttgcaacagcaaccacttcttcatcaacCATATTTGTACCTGTAGACACAACTACTGCAAAATTTAAACAATCAACACATTTAGTCACTTCTTCAACTACAGCTGAAGCCACATCATCCACAGCAAAAACAGAGATGACCACACCTTCTaaaccagaaagcacagaaacaatactttcatctactcCAACTACAGCAAATGTTGCAACAGTATCCACTTTTTCATCAACCAATTTGGAATATTTAGAAACAACGCCTGCAATATTTGTACAACCAACATTCTTCGTCACTTCTTCAaatacagctgaagctacatcatctacagcaaccacagagaagaccacaccttatataccagaaagcacagagacaatactttcatctactccaactacagaaaatgttgcatcagaaaccacttcttcatcaacAAATTTGGAATCTTTAGAAACAACGCCTGCattatttgaacaaacaacattctTCGTCACTTCTTCAAATACAGCTAaagctacatcatctacagcCACCACAGAGAAGACCACAGCTTATAtaccagaaagcacagaaacaatactttcatctactcCAACTACAGCAAATGTTGCGACAGTATCCACTACTTCATCAACCACATTTGAACTGGTTGAAACAACACCTGCAAGATTTGAGCAATCAACACATTTAGTCACTTCTTCGACTACAGCAGAagctacagcaacaacagagatgACCACACCTTATAAACAAGAAAGTACAGaaacaatactttcatctacttcaacaacagaaaatgttgctaCAACGACCACACCTTATATACCAGAAAGCACAGAACCAATACTTTCATTTACTCCAACAACAGAAAATCTTCCTACAGCAACCACTTCTTTATCAACCATATTTGTACCTTTAGAAACAAAGCCTgcaatatttgaacaaacaacattctTAGTCACTTCGTTaactacagctgaagctacacCATCTACAGCAACCACAGAGAAGACCACACCTTATATACCAGAAAGCACAGAAGAAATACTTTCATCTACTCCAACTACAGCAAATGTTGCGACAGTATCCACTACTTCATCAACCACATTTGAACTGGTAGAAACAACTCCTGCattatttgaacaaacaacacatttaatcacttcttcaactacagctgaagccacatcatctacagcaaaaacagagatgaccacaccttatataccagaaagcacagaaacaatactttcatctactTCAACTACAGCAAATGTTGCAACAGTATCCACTTTTTCATCAACCAATTTGGAACCTTTAGAAACAACGCATGCAATATTTGTACAACCAACATTCTTCGTCACTTCTTCAaatacagctgaagctacatcatctacagcaacaacagagaagACCCCACCTTATATtccagaaagcacagaaacaatattttcatcTACTCCAACTACAGCCAATGCTGCAACAGcaaccacttcttcatcaacCATATTTGTACCTGTAGAAACAACTACTGCAAGATTTAAACAATCAACACATTTAGTCACTTCTTCaactacagctgaagctacatcatctacagcaacaacagagaagaccacaccttataaaccagaaagcacagaagcaatactttcatctactcCAACTACAGCAAATGTTGCGACAGTATCCACTACTTCATCAACCACATTTGAACTGGTAGAAACAACTCCTGCAAGATTTGAGCAATCAACACATTTAGTCACTTCTTCAACTACAGCAGAAGCTACACCATCTTCAACAACCACAGAGAAGACCACACCTTATAtaccagaaagcacagaaacaatgCTTTCAACTACTCAAACAACAGCAAATGTTGCTTCAGCAAGCACTTCTTCATCAACCAATTTGGAATCTTTAGAAACAACGCCTgcaaaatttaaacaaacaacattctttGCCACTTCTTCAaatacagctgaagctacatcatctacggcaaccacagagaagaccacaccttatataccagaaagcacagaaacaatgCTTTCAACCACTccaacaacagaaaatgttgcattaGAAACTCCTTCTTCATCAACCAATTTAGAATCTTTAGAAACAAGACCTCCAATATTTGAGCAAACAACATATTTAGTCACTTCTTCaactacagctgaagctacatcatctacagcaacGAAAGAGAAGACCACACCTTATAAGCCAGAAAGTACAGaaacaatactttcatctactccagcaacagaaaatgttgcatcagaaaccacttcttcatcaacCAATTTggaatctttaaaaacaacgcctgcaatatttgaacaaacaacattattcGTCACTTCTTCAACTAGAGCTGAAGCAACAtcatctacagcaacaacaaaaaagaccaCACCTTATATACCGGATAGCACAGAGacaatactttcatctactTCAACAACAGAAGATGTTGCAACAGCAACCACTACTTCATCAACCACATTTGAACCTTTAGAAACAACTCCTTtaatatttgaacaaacaacattcttagtcacttcttcaactacagctggagctacatcatctacagcaacGAAAGAGAAGACCACACCTTATaaaccagaaagcacagaaacaatactttcatctactccaacaacagaaaatgttgcgACAGCAACCACTACTTCATCAACCATATTTGTATATGCAGAAACAACTCCTgcaatatttgaacaaacaacattctTAGTCGCTTCTTCAACTACAGCTGAATCTACATCCTCTACAGCAAAAACAGAGATGACCACACCTTATATACgagaaagcacagaaacaatactttcatctactcCAACTACAGCAAATGTTGCGACAGTATCCACTACTTCATCAACCACATTTGAACTGGTAGAAACAACTCCTGCAAGATTTGAGCAATCGACACATTTAGTCACTTCTTCAAGTACAGCAGAAGCTACACCATCTACAACAACCACAGAGAAGACCACACCTTATAtaccagaaagcacagaaacaatgCTTTCAACCACTccaacaacagaaaatgttgcatcaGAAACTCCTTCTTCATCAACCAATTTAGAATCTTTAGAAACAACACCTgcaatatttgaacaaacagcatatttagtcacttcttcaactacagctgaagctacatcatctacagcaacGAAAGACAAGGTCACACCTTATAAGCCAGAAAGTACAGaaacaatactttcatctactcCAACTACAGCCAATGTTGCAACAGTaaccacttcttcatcaacCAATTTAGAATCTTTAGAAACAACGCCTgcaatatttgaacaaacaacattctTCGTCACTTCTTCAaatacagctgaagctacatcatctacagaaaccacagagaagaccacaccttatataccagaaagcacagaaacaatattttcatcTACTCCAACTACAGCCAATGTTGCAACAGcaaccacttcttcatcaacCATATTTGTACCTGTAGAAACAACTACTTCAAGATTTAAACAATCAACACATTTAGTCACTTCTTCaactacagctgaagctacatcatctacagcaacaacagagatgACCACACTTTATaaaccagaaagcacagaaataatactttcatctactccaacaacagaaaatgttgcgACAGCAACCACTACTTCATCAACCACATTTGAACCTTTAGAAACAACTCCAGCattatttgaacaaacaacaaactTAGTCACTTCTTCAACTACAGCCGAAGCCACATCatcaacagcaacaacagagatgACCACACCTTCTAAACCAGAAAGTACAGaaacaatactttcatctactccaacaagaaaaaatgttgcaaaagcAACCACTACTTCATCAACCATATTTGTACCTGTAGAAACAACTCCAGCattatttgaacaaacaacacaCTTAGTAACTTCTTCAACTACAGCCGAAGCCACATCatcaacagcaacaacagagaacACCACACCTTCTaaaccagaaagcacagaaacaatactttcatttactccaactacagaaaatgttgtatcagcaaccacttcttcatcaacCAATTTGGAATCTTTAGAAACAACGCCTGcaatatttaaacaaacaacattcttcGTCACTTCTTCAaatacagctgaagctacatcgTCTACAGCAGCGAAAGAGAAGACTACACCTTATAAGCCAGAAAGTACAGaaacaatactttcatctaatccagcaacagaaaatgttgcatcagcaaccacttcttcatcaacCAATTTggaatctttaaaaacaacgcctgcaatatttgaacaaacaacattattcGTCACTTCTTCAACTAGAGCTGAAGCAACAtcatctacagcaacaacaaaaaagaccaCACCTTATATACCGGATAGCACAGAGACAAAACTTTCATCTACTTCAACAACAGAAGATGTTGCAACAGCAACCACTACTTCATCAACCACATTTGAACCTTTAGAAACAACTCcttcaatatttgaacaaacaacattctTAGTCACTTCTTCAACTACACCTGAAGCTACAtcaactacagcaacaacagagatgACCACACCTTATAAACAAGAAAGCACAGAAGCAATACTTTCAACTACTCCAACTACAGAAAATATTACAACAGCAACGACATCTTCATCAACCAGATTTGTACCTGTAGAAACAACTAATgcaatatttgaacaaacaacacatttagtcacttcttctactacagctgaagctacatcatctacagcaacaacagggAAGACCACAACTTATATACCAGAAAGCACAGAGacaatactttcatctactccaactacagaaaatgttgcaacagcaaccacttcttcatcaacCAAAGTCAAACTGGTAGAAACAACGCCTgcaatatttgaacaaacaacattctTCGTCACTTCTTCAaatacagctgaagctacatcatctacagaaaccacagagaagaccacaccttatatatcagaaagcacagaaacaatattttcatctactccaattacagaaaatgttgcaacagcAGCCACTTCTTTATCAACCATATTTGTACCTGTAGAAACAACTAATgcaatatttgaacaaacaacacatttagtcacttcttctactacagctgaagctacatcatctacagaAACCACAGAGAATACCACACCTTATAtaccagaaagcacagaaacaatattttcatcTACTTCAACTACAGCAAATGTTGCAACAATATCCACTTTTTCATCAACCAATTTGGAATCTTTAGAAACAACGCCTgcaatatttgaacaaacaacattctTCGTCACTTCTTCAACTACACCTGAAGCTACAtcaactacagcaacaacagagatgACCACACCTTATAAACAAGAAAGCACAGAAGCAATACTTTCAACTACTCCaactacagaaaatgttgcaacagcaaccacttcttcatcaacCAAAGTCAAACTGGTAGAAACAACGCCTgcaatatttgaacaaacaacattctTCGTCACTTCTTCAaatacagctgaagctacatcatctacagaAACCACAGAGAAGACCACACTTTATATAtcagaaagcacagaaacaatattttcatcTACTCCAACTACACCCAATGTTGAAACAGCAACCACGTCTTCATCAACCATATTTGTACCTGTAGAAACAACTACTGCAAGATTTAAACAATCAACACATTTAGTCACTTCTTCaactacagctgaagctacatcatctacagcaacaacagggaagaccacaccttatataccagaaagcacagaaacaatactTACATCTACTccaacaacagaaaatgttgcgAAAGCAACCACTACTTCATCAACCATATTTGTACATGCAGAAACATCTCCTGCAATATTTGAGCAATCAACACATTTAGTCACTTCTTTAACTACAGCCGAAGCTACACCATCTACGGCAACAACAGAGATTACCACACCTTATaaaccagaaagcacagaagAAATACTTTCATCTACTCCAACTACAGCAAATGTTGCAACAGCAATCACTACTTCATCAACCACATTTGAACCTTTAGAAACAACTCCTGCAATATTTGAGCAATCAACACATTTAGTCACTTCTTCAACTACAGCAGAAGCTACACCAGCTACAGCAACCACAGAGAAGACCACACCTTATAtaccagaaagcacagaaacaatgCTTTCAACTACTCCAACAACAGCAAATGTTGCAACAGTATCCACTTTTTCATCAATCAATTTggaatctttaaaaacaacGCCTGCAATATTTGTACAACCAACATTCTTCGTCACTTCTTCAAATACAAAtgaagctacatcatctacagcCACCACAGAGAAGACCACAGCTTATATACCAGAAAGCACAGACACAATACTTTCATCCACTCCagcaacagaaaatgttgcttCAGCAAGCACTTCTTCATCAACCAATTTGGAATCTTTAGAAACAACTCCTGCAATATTTGAGCAATCAACACATTTAGTCACTTCTTCAACTACAGCAgaagctacatcatctacagaAACCACAGAGAAGACCACACCTTATATACCAGAAAGCACAGAGACAACACTTTTATCTACTCCaactacagaaaatgttgcaacagcAGCCACTTCTTCATCAACCATATTTGTACCTGTAGAAACAACTCCTGCAATAATTgaacaaacaacacatttagtCACTTATTCAACTAGagctgaagctacatcatctacagcaacGAAAGAGACGACCACACCTTATAGGCCAGAAAGTACAGaaacaatactttcatctactcCAACTACAGAAAATCTTGTATCAGCAATCACTATTTCATCAACCAATTTGCAATCTTCAACGCCTgcaatatttgaa
This genomic window contains:
- the LOC111946347 gene encoding integumentary mucin A.1-like → MTTPYKQESTEAILSTTPTTENVATATTSSSTKVKLVETTPAIFEQTTFFVTSSNTAEATSSTETTEKTTLYISESTETIFSSTPTTPNVETATTSSSTIFVPTTAETTLVTATAEI